One stretch of Arachis duranensis cultivar V14167 chromosome 1, aradu.V14167.gnm2.J7QH, whole genome shotgun sequence DNA includes these proteins:
- the LOC107468970 gene encoding transcription factor BIM1 isoform X1: protein MMELPQARSFGTEGRKPTHDFLSLYSNSTSQQDPRPPSQGSYLKTHDFLRVETKANTKEEASDETSSTVQKLPPAAPQPPPSVENHQHLLPGGIGTYSISHISYFNNNNNNNNNNNNNNNNNNNNNNNQRVPKPEAPLFTVRQATSTDRNDENSNCSSYTSSGFTLWDESAVKKGKTGKENNIVGDKLIPGETQSAKQGHWTSTEGTPQSFSNNRHNSFNSRSSSQTTGQRNQSFIEMMKSAKDCAQDEELDNEETYFLKKESSNPERAELRVKVDGKSTDQKPNTPRSKHSATEQRRRSKINDRFQMLRELIPHSDQKRDKASFLLEVIEYIHFLQEKVHKYEGSFQGWNHEPEKLMPWRNNDKPAESFEACGTNSGSGPSPTLLFASKIDEKNITLSPPITGSSQKLEPGLNTATPFKNMDHPPGITNTTFPIPISSPPNFFPPRKSIGLGEMPHVTHRLPSDAGNGIYQPSVECQTVTATNEKLKEKELAIEGGAISISSVYSKGLLDTLTHALQSSGVDLSQASISVQIELRKQENIIRPTLPMSMCGIKGDEVPSNNQRMMRSRVATSGKSDQPVKKLKSCKT from the exons ATGATGGAGCTTCCTCAAGCGCGGTCATTTGGAACCgaag GAAGAAAACCTACGCATGACTTTCTGTCACTCTACAGTAATTCAACTTCCCAACAAGATCCACGACCACCTTCTCAAG GAAGCTACCTCAAGACCCATGATTTCTTGCGAGTAGAAACGAAAGCCAATACAAAGGAAGAAGCCTCGGACGAGACATCATCGACGGTTCAAAAGCTACCACCTGCAGCACCACAACCTCCTCCTTCTGTTGAGAACCACCAGCACCTCTTACCGGGAGGGATTGGAACTTACAGTATTAGCCacatttcttattttaataataacaacaacaacaacaacaacaacaacaacaacaacaataataataataataataataataatcaaaggGTTCCAAAGCCAGAGGCACCCCTTTTCACTGTGCGTCAAGCAACTAGCACGGATAGAAACGATGAAAACTCCAACTGCAGTTCTTATACCTCAAGTGGTTTCACTTTATGGGATGAGTCTGCAGTTAAAAAGGGAAAGACAGGGAAGGAGAATAATATTGTGGGCGACAAGCTCATTCCCGGAG AGACACAGTCTGCGAAGCAAGGGCATTGGACGTCCACGGAGGGAACGCCACAGTCATTTTCTAACAATCGTCACAACAGCTTCAACTCTCGCTCTTCATCTCA GACAACGGGACAGAGGAATCAGAGTTTCATAGAAATGATGAAGTCAGCAAAAGATTGTGCCCAAGATGAAGAGCTAGACAATGAAGAAACATACTTTCTTAAGAAAGAGTCCTCGAATCCTGAAAGAG CAGAACTCAGGGTGAAAGTTGATGGAAAGAGTACTGATCAAAAGCCAAACACACCAAGGTCAAAACATTCAGCAACAGAACAGCGGAGGAGGAGCAAAATTAATGACAG ATTCCAGATGCTACGAGAGTTAATTCCACACAGTGACCAAAAGAGAGACAAAGCATCTTTTTTGCTCGAG GTCATTGAGTATATTCATTTCTTACAAGAGAAGGTGCATAAGTATGAAGGTTCATTCCAAGGATGGAACCACGAGCCAGAAAAACTGATGCCATGG AGGAATAATGACAAGCCAGCAGAGAGTTTTGAAGCTTGTGGCACAAATAGCGGGTCAGGTCCATCGCCAACCTTGCTCTTTGCTTCAAAGATTGATGAGAAAAATATCACTCTCTCCCCACCAATTACTGGTAGTTCTCAGAAACTAGAACCTGGCTTGAACACAGCAACTCCCTTCAAGAACATGGATCATCCTCCTGGAATAACAAACACCACTTTCCCAATTCCTATTTCTTCACCGCCAAACTTCTTCCCTCCTAGAAAAAGCATTGGTCTAGGCGAAATGCCTCACGTCACACATAGACTTCCATCTGATGCAGGGAATGGCATATACCAACCTTCAGTGGAGTGTCAGACTGTGACTGCTACTAATGAAAAGTTGAAAGAGAAAGAGCTAGCTATTGAAGGTGGTGCCATTAGCATATCAAGTGTATACTCAAAAGG GTTGTTGGATACACTTACACATGCACTCCAGAGTTCGGGAGTGGATTTGTCACAGGCTAGCATCTCAGTGCAAATTGAGCTTCGTAAGCAAGAAAACATTATCAGACCAACTCTGCCAATGTCAATGTGTGGCATTAAG GGCGATGAAGTTCCTTCTAACAATCAAAGGATGATGCGCTCTAGAGTTGCTACCTCTGGGAAATCTGACCAACCAGTAAAGAAGCTAAAGTCTTGCAAAACCTAA
- the LOC107468970 gene encoding transcription factor BIM1 isoform X2, producing MMELPQARSFGTEGRKPTHDFLSLYSNSTSQQDPRPPSQGSYLKTHDFLRVETKANTKEEASDETSSTVQKLPPAAPQPPPSVENHQHLLPGGIGTYSISHISYFNNNNNNNNNNNNNNNNNNNNNNNQRVPKPEAPLFTVRQATSTDRNDENSNCSSYTSSGFTLWDESAVKKGKTGKENNIVGDKLIPGETQSAKQGHWTSTEGTPQSFSNNRHNSFNSRSSSQTTGQRNQSFIEMMKSAKDCAQDEELDNEETYFLKKESSNPERELRVKVDGKSTDQKPNTPRSKHSATEQRRRSKINDRFQMLRELIPHSDQKRDKASFLLEVIEYIHFLQEKVHKYEGSFQGWNHEPEKLMPWRNNDKPAESFEACGTNSGSGPSPTLLFASKIDEKNITLSPPITGSSQKLEPGLNTATPFKNMDHPPGITNTTFPIPISSPPNFFPPRKSIGLGEMPHVTHRLPSDAGNGIYQPSVECQTVTATNEKLKEKELAIEGGAISISSVYSKGLLDTLTHALQSSGVDLSQASISVQIELRKQENIIRPTLPMSMCGIKGDEVPSNNQRMMRSRVATSGKSDQPVKKLKSCKT from the exons ATGATGGAGCTTCCTCAAGCGCGGTCATTTGGAACCgaag GAAGAAAACCTACGCATGACTTTCTGTCACTCTACAGTAATTCAACTTCCCAACAAGATCCACGACCACCTTCTCAAG GAAGCTACCTCAAGACCCATGATTTCTTGCGAGTAGAAACGAAAGCCAATACAAAGGAAGAAGCCTCGGACGAGACATCATCGACGGTTCAAAAGCTACCACCTGCAGCACCACAACCTCCTCCTTCTGTTGAGAACCACCAGCACCTCTTACCGGGAGGGATTGGAACTTACAGTATTAGCCacatttcttattttaataataacaacaacaacaacaacaacaacaacaacaacaacaataataataataataataataataatcaaaggGTTCCAAAGCCAGAGGCACCCCTTTTCACTGTGCGTCAAGCAACTAGCACGGATAGAAACGATGAAAACTCCAACTGCAGTTCTTATACCTCAAGTGGTTTCACTTTATGGGATGAGTCTGCAGTTAAAAAGGGAAAGACAGGGAAGGAGAATAATATTGTGGGCGACAAGCTCATTCCCGGAG AGACACAGTCTGCGAAGCAAGGGCATTGGACGTCCACGGAGGGAACGCCACAGTCATTTTCTAACAATCGTCACAACAGCTTCAACTCTCGCTCTTCATCTCA GACAACGGGACAGAGGAATCAGAGTTTCATAGAAATGATGAAGTCAGCAAAAGATTGTGCCCAAGATGAAGAGCTAGACAATGAAGAAACATACTTTCTTAAGAAAGAGTCCTCGAATCCTGAAAGAG AACTCAGGGTGAAAGTTGATGGAAAGAGTACTGATCAAAAGCCAAACACACCAAGGTCAAAACATTCAGCAACAGAACAGCGGAGGAGGAGCAAAATTAATGACAG ATTCCAGATGCTACGAGAGTTAATTCCACACAGTGACCAAAAGAGAGACAAAGCATCTTTTTTGCTCGAG GTCATTGAGTATATTCATTTCTTACAAGAGAAGGTGCATAAGTATGAAGGTTCATTCCAAGGATGGAACCACGAGCCAGAAAAACTGATGCCATGG AGGAATAATGACAAGCCAGCAGAGAGTTTTGAAGCTTGTGGCACAAATAGCGGGTCAGGTCCATCGCCAACCTTGCTCTTTGCTTCAAAGATTGATGAGAAAAATATCACTCTCTCCCCACCAATTACTGGTAGTTCTCAGAAACTAGAACCTGGCTTGAACACAGCAACTCCCTTCAAGAACATGGATCATCCTCCTGGAATAACAAACACCACTTTCCCAATTCCTATTTCTTCACCGCCAAACTTCTTCCCTCCTAGAAAAAGCATTGGTCTAGGCGAAATGCCTCACGTCACACATAGACTTCCATCTGATGCAGGGAATGGCATATACCAACCTTCAGTGGAGTGTCAGACTGTGACTGCTACTAATGAAAAGTTGAAAGAGAAAGAGCTAGCTATTGAAGGTGGTGCCATTAGCATATCAAGTGTATACTCAAAAGG GTTGTTGGATACACTTACACATGCACTCCAGAGTTCGGGAGTGGATTTGTCACAGGCTAGCATCTCAGTGCAAATTGAGCTTCGTAAGCAAGAAAACATTATCAGACCAACTCTGCCAATGTCAATGTGTGGCATTAAG GGCGATGAAGTTCCTTCTAACAATCAAAGGATGATGCGCTCTAGAGTTGCTACCTCTGGGAAATCTGACCAACCAGTAAAGAAGCTAAAGTCTTGCAAAACCTAA
- the LOC107468998 gene encoding rhamnogalacturonan I rhamnosyltransferase 1, with protein MCRPERTSSSSSSSSNCQDLVWMGVRVEKGGRGSSNGSSSSVAAASRSRMKMWMIRATTSVLVWTCVVQLTTLGEMWGPRVLKGWPSCFTHDSSSSSAVSALDFDSQLLPSPRPVLLPPKRVYKNNGYLMVSCNGGLNQMRAAICDMVAIARYLNVTLIVPELDKTSFWADPSEFQDIFDVDHFITSLRDEVRILKELPPRLKLRVESGMVYTMPPISWSDISYYKNQILPLIQKYKVVHLNRTDARLANNGQPLDLQKLRCRVNFSALRFTPQIEELGRKVIKLLRQNGPFMVLHLRYEMDMLAFSGCTQGCNSDEVEELTRMRYAYPWWKEKIINSDLKRKDGLCPLTPEETALTLRALDIDRNIQIYIAAGEIYGGERRMASLAKDYPKLVRKETLLEPSDLQFFQNHSSQMAALDYLVSLESDIFVPTYDGNMAKVVEGHRRYLGFKKTILLNRKLLVDLIDQYHNGVLDWDTFSSAVKRAHADRMGSPTKRLVILDKPKEEDYFYANPQECLESSVDLLSST; from the exons ATGTGCAGGCCGGAGAGGaccagcagcagcagcagcagcagcagcaattGCCAAGATTTGGTGTGGATGGGTGTGAGGGTGGAGAAGGGAGGGAGAGGCTCTTCTAACGGTTCGTCGTCGTCGGTGGCGGCAGCGTCGAGATCGAGGATGAAGATGTGGATGATTAGGGCGACGACGTCGGTGCTTGTGTGGACCTGCGTGGTGCAGTTGACGACGCTGGGTGAGATGTGGGGTCCAAGAGTCTTGAAGGGTTGGCcttcttgtttcactcatgattcttcttcttcttctgctgtCAGTGCCCTTGATTTCGATTCCCAACTACTTCCGTCTCCGCGTCCCGTTCTTCTCCCTCCCAAGA GAGTTTATAAGAACAATGGATACTTGATGGTGTCGTGCAATGGAGGACTCAACCAAATGAGAGCAGCG ATATGTGACATGGTTGCCATTGCCAGATATCTAAATGTCACGCTTATCGTCCCTGAACTCGATAAAACTTCCTTCTGGGCTGACCCCAG TGAGTTCCAAGACATATTTGATGTTGATCATTTTATTACATCCTTGAGAGATGAGGTCAGGATATTGAAAGAGTTGCCTCCTAGACTCAAGCTGAGAGTGGAAAGTGGAATGGTTTACACCATGCCCCCAATTAGTTGGTCTGACATTTCTTACTATAAGAATCAG ATTCTGCCCCTGATACAAAAGTACAAAGTTGTGCATTTAAATCGAACCGATGCTAGGCTGGCAAATAACGGTCAACCTCTGGACCTTCAGAAGCTGCGATGCCGTGTTAATTTTAGTGCTCTGAGATTTACTCCTCAGATAGAGGAGTTGGGCAGAAAGGTCATCAAGCTTCTGAGGCAAAATGGTCCATTTATGGTGCTTCATCTGAGGTATGAAATGGATATGTTGGCGTTTTCTGGCTGTACTCAAGGTTGCAACAGTGATGAGGTGGAAGAGTTGACAAGGATGAG ATATGCTTATCCCTGgtggaaagaaaaaataatcaactctgatttgaaaagaaaagatggCCTATGCCCTTTGACACCCGAGGAGACTGCTCTAACGCTTAGGGCTCTTGACATTGATCGGAACATTCAAATCTACATTGCAGCTGGAGAAATATATGGCGGGGAAAGGAGAATGGCTAGTCTTGCAAAGGACTACCCAAAATTG GTCAGGAAGGAAACACTGTTGGAACCATCTGACCTTCAGTTCTTCCAGAATCATTCATCTCAAATGGCGGCATTGGATTATCTTGTCTCATTAGAGAGTGATATATTTGTCCCCACATACGATGGAAATATGGCCAAAGTAGTTGAGGGCCATCGCAG ATACCTTGGGTTCAAGAAGACGATATTGTTGAACAGAAAGCTCCTAGTTGATCTGATAGATCAGTACCATAATGGAGTACTGGACTGGGATACATTCTCTTCAGCCGTAAAGAGAGCTCACGCAGATCGTATGGGTAGTCCAACCAAAAGGTTGGTAATCCTCGACAAGCCCAAAGAAGAGGATTATTTTTATGCGAACCCACAGGAGTGTTTAGAATCATCAGTTGATCTGCTGAGTAGTACGTAG